From Neorickettsia helminthoeca str. Oregon:
ACTACCAGATCTAGTACAACCTCGAGAATTACCTCTACAACGACTACTACAACAAGTGCCGCCATTTCTGCAATCGGCAGAAGTCCTTCGCAGGGTATATCTTCTACGCGTGCGTCAAGTGTGCATGAGTCTGCAGCAAAGACGAGTCATAGAGCCGCCGGTACTATAGCAACAACGCAGAGTATAAAAACAACACAGACGCGATCCACGACTGGCGCACTGGCTCAGAGTTCTCATTCATCAACCGGAGCGCGACCAAAGAGCATTATCAGAGGGAAAAGAACTACTTCCAAAATAGGGGAAGTATCTAGCGCACCTAGTAGTCAGGTTGCTCCGATTTATCATGTTCAGAATAGCGCTACTCTGACCAGTAATAGTGGCAATCTTCTTGATAGTAGTAGTTCTAGTGCTACTGCAGCGATTGCCTTCTCCGCCTCAATATTGGGTTATTTGGACTGATTTTTCTAGTATTAGTAGCATTTGTGTGTAAGAGAAGACGAAGAGCAAGATTAGAGCTAGAAAGGTATGAACTTGGATTGATTAGCGGAAATGTACCTGAAGATTCACGGGAAGAAGATAGTGATGAGGAAATACCTTCTTCGAGCGGGGAAGTCAGGTTGACTCGATTACCCCCAAAGAATGAAGAGGAAAGTAAAGGCTATAAATTTCGAAGACACCATGGTATTCGAGCTAGCTTATTTATCTCAATATCATATACCCGTGGTGAGAATAGGATAGGGCACCCGACACGGTATAATCAATGAACTCATACTCGAGGTTTCATTTCATATGCAGACTCAAAGCAGAGAAGTACTCATTCTATCAGATATAACTACTCTACAGTGATCGACTTTGCCAGATTTCTTGGATAGTCCACATTTCTCCCATTCTTAACAGCAACCCTGTACGCGAGGATTTGCATCGCGACTGTATATACAAAAGGCATCGTTAGTTCAGAAGTATCTGGAAGTACTACCACTTCTACATCAAGGTGTTCTAACCTTTTTACGCCGTCCTTATCAGTGAAAATGAACAACTTTCCATTACGGGTATAAATTTCTTGAATACTTGATAGTACCTTTGCGAAAGATAGTGAACTAGGTGCCAATAATATTACAGGAAAGCCCTTTTCTATTAGTGCGATGGAACCATGTTTCAATTCGCCAGATTGGATACCTTCAGCCATTATGTAGGATATCTCTTTGAGCTTTAGCGCTCCCTCCACGGCAACGAAGTATCCAAGCCCCTTTCCCACGTAGAAGATACGATCACTGCGGTAAATCTGCTCAACTACCGTGTCGATGTTGAACTCCAAACTGTCTATGACTTCCTGCAGATCGTGTTCAATTTTTGTTAATCCGTCTAAGATCCATTCTTTATTCTTTCCTGTAAAAGCGACAAGATGTAAGAGTGTTGCTAGCTGAGAAGTGAAACTTTTCGTTGCTGCAACACTTAGTTCCGGACCAGCATTTGTATATATATGAAAGTCCGACAGTCTCGCGATACTACTCTCAGGTACATTAACCACGGAAATAATATAGGAACCAATAGAATAATTCCTGACTGTCTTCAATACGAGGAGTGTATCAGCGGTTTCCCCGGACTGGGAAATAAAGATAAATAATTCATCTTTCATAAAATCCCGCCATGTGAACTCTGATGCGACCTCTACGTTGACGCGAACATCTAAGTATTTTTCGATCCAAGCCCTTGCTATGCAGCCAGCGAAAAAAGAAGAGCCACAAGCAACGATATTTATATTTTTTGCTGACTTCAATACAGATTTTAAATCACTTTCTTGTAACTCAGCTGCTCTGGCTATTCTTCCGATGAGTGCTGGCTGTTCCAGTATTTCGGAAAGCATAAAGTCCTGCTTTTTATTAGAGGACCTCTTTGCGACCATGAAATTATGAAAGCTACTCTTAAATGCTTTCCTTATAACTTTTTTCCCGGAATTGAAAAAAAGGATATCACTCGGCGAAATGACTGCTATATCATTATCTTCCATGCAGTATCGTTCTTCGCTTAGGAAGGATACTGCGCTCAAATCTGATGCAACTACAGAAATATTACCGTTACTTGCGGCTATTAGACTAATCCCACGCTTCATAGCAAAGATCTCATTTGGATTATTCTGAAAAATCACTACTATAGCAAAAGAGCCATGAATCTGGCCCATTACTCTTTGTAATACGTCAATTTTTCTGTGATCCTGCGAGTGTCTAACTATCAACTTTAGGATGACTTCGGTGTCTGTATCAGTTTTGAACTCTAAGCTTTCCTCTTGGAGAATCTTCCTGAGCTCCGTTGCATTTTCAACTATGCCATTGTGTATTATCGCGACATCAGAATCATAGTGGGGATGTGCATTTTCTAGATTAATTTGCCCGTGAGTCGCCCAACGAGTGTGACCCATACCAACCTTTGAAAAAGGATTCTTATTCAAGATGTCTTTTATTAAACCTTGGACAGGTCCGATAACTTTCGTACAAGTAAACTTTCCACCATCTAAGAAAATGCACCCAGCAGAGTCATACCCTCTATACTGCAGACAACTTAAACCGTTCAGAACAAGCGGAACTACATTGTCTTTCGAGGAAATAACGCCTACTATACCACACATCAATCAAATCAGTACTCAGAGAAGTATATTCTATATAAGACTCCTAGATTAGGCAAATTAATGAAAGTCCTCAAGAACGACAATCCGACATTACTACAGTATTTCTACCTCTTTCCTTTGCAACGTAGAGGTTTGTATCAGCTCTACCTAATAATGTCTTTAATGTATCTCTATCTTGATACTCAGCCACTCCTATGCTGACGGTCAAATTGACTTTTACATCTTCATTAATGGTATCGAATTTTTGCTGTTCTATAACCAATCTTACCCTCTCAGCGGCATCATAGGCTTCCTGTAGTGTAGCATCCACTAATACAACAACTACTTCCTCTCCACCGAATTTTACAATTAAGTCATTGAGCCGTAGACAACTTTTAAGGCATAACGCCAATTGCTTGAGAATTAGATCCCCTGAGAGATGTCCGTAGGCGTCGTTGATCTTCTTGAAATAATCAATATCTATCATCATCATGGAGAACGTCTTACTTTTGGACTTCCTCACTGTCACTAGTAGTTCATCTACATATTTTTCGAAATAGTAGCGGTTATACAAAGAGGTCAGTGGATCAATGAATGCCATTTTCAAATTATCCTCGACACTTCTCTCAATGATATCTTGGTATTTCTTTCGCTTGACTTGCGTCGCAACTCTGGCAATAAACTCGCTCCTATTGATTGGCATATCAACATAATCACTTATTCCAAGTTCAGTGATTTCGCTAATCACCCCTTCATCATCTTCATCATTAATGATCAGTATAATTGGTATAGATCTACTCTTAGGGCGACTCTTGACTGTGGAACAGACTCTCAATAAATCTTTGGAGAGAGTAATGTTGACAATTAGTACGTCGAAGTTATGTTGTTCTATTTCTCCTTCACTTAGATGTATGACTTCTGCGAAAACGGGTTTCAACATCTTCTCTATCGGCTCGAATAATGATCTCTGCTGATCAACAACAGCAATCACACCCGAAGACACATCTCCTACGTAGCTGACAATTTCATTTTCTGTGCCACTTGTGAGCTGAGCTTTAGTGTTGATTCTTAGCCTCACCTCATCTAGGATCGTCTTGAATCTCAATAGAGACTTTATCCTAGTAAAAAGAGCGAAGTCCCTGACGGGTTTCACCAAGAACTCATCAGCACCTGCGCTTAGGCCTTCCACTTTATTCTCCATATCGTTGAGCGCAGTGACAATGATGACTGGAATGTGCATCGTTGAATAATCACTTTTAAGACGTCTGCATGTCTCGAAGCCGTCCATCTGAGGCATCATGACGTCCAACAGGATCACATCAGGCTGATTCCGCTTCGCTAATTCTATCGCCTCAATTCCAGAAGAAGCGGTAATGACTTGATAATACTTAGCAGTTAACTTGATTTCCAATATCTTGACGTTACTCGGGATGTCATCTACAACTAGGATTAGAGCAGTCATTATCTTCTTTCTATGCAACTATAGTATAACAATGTACGTTGTATATGTAACACCGATATATTATAATATTTACCAGGGACTTGGTTTATACTCAAGTGTGAACATATCTTTACGAATGAAATGATATGCCAAACAACTATTCTACCTTGGAATCCTCTTTTTTCTTATCAACTTCGCTTTTTTTCGACATCGGAACTTCACTACTCTCTACTTCATAGACCTCATATATCTTATCGTCATCACCGGTAATATGCTTAGATTCGTTGGGTGCATGAAAATATTCCACGATCTGGTATTTAAGCGCTTCAAGTCTCACATGCAGACTTTTAGCAAGCTTTAATATTTCATGAAAAGACTCTTTGTCTACCAGCAAGGCCGCTACTCCTAGTATTACTAGAAGCTCAAAGAACCCTATTCCAAACACATTAATACTCCCTTGAAAGCATCGAGCGTAATCGCTTTACGAGCATCATAAACTTATTGATATCAAGCTCACCGGAAGACATAATATCATTATAAAAGGTCTTGTACCTTTCGAGCTTAGCGGAGTGTTTGCCTTCCCACTGCTTAATTGCAGTGAAGTAGTTTACATCCTTCCTTATATACTTCGCGATTTCACGGGTGAAAGCAAGTTGTTCATCACAGAGCTCATCTGATAGACAGTATGCAGAGATCCTCTGCCAGTACGAACTATTCTCAAATTTTTTGTAGACAATCTCACGAAGTGATGCGAGCGATAAAGCAGCACCTAGCTCGAAATAAATCCTACTCACAACCATATGATCTATTTCAAAACCTTCGGCCTCGCAGAGATTTTTGGAGGTCTGCGCAATGCCCAAAGCAGCTGAAACAAACTGCAGTCCTGCCAATTTATTACTCAATTCTGGTGATAGACCAAACTTCTCGAATGATTGAAGAGATTCTCTATATTCGCTTAATGAATTAGAATCGAGAACATCCACAAGTTTTGTACTGATTTCTCGAACTTTATCAGAGAATTCTTCCACGGCAGAAGTAAGGTTGATAGGTTGAGGATAATTTCTCAGTAACCAATATACTGACTGGTCCAAAAATTGTATGACAAGAACATTAATTCGATAGAAGAACTGAATATCAATCTGTCCGATAAGATGGTCCAATTCTTCAAAGAGAGCAGGTAAGTCATATATCTCCATGACTGTGACCACAACTCTGATCACTTCCTTAGATGAAAATCCTGTATTCTGTACGGCATTCTGGATGAAAGTACATCCAAATCTATTGACTATATTGTTCGCTAACTTAGTCGCAATAATTTCTCGTCTCAACGGATGATCCAGTATGTCTGACAGGAATCTTTCTCTCATCAGACTTGGAAAATAATTAATCAAATAGTGATAAAGAATTTCACTATCTGGCAGTTCGGAAGTGATGATTTTTTCATATATGTACATCTTGCTATAAGCAGCCAGGACAGCTATCTGAGGTCTTTCGAAACTTCTACCTTCCGCGAATAAACGCTTCACTTCCTCATTGGAAGGTAGGAATTCCACTTTTTTATCTAGGAGTCCGACCTTGACCAATTTACCAACCAAATTTTGATATTGTTCTAGCCTTCTAGGAGATCTCATTGTTTCCATCGCCATCATTAGCGACTGAATTTTATTGATGTGTAGGAGTATCAACTCAACAACCTCTGGCTCCATTGCTTTCAACAGTATATCCCTCTCTCGAAGCGTTATCTTTCCAGATTTTATTGCTTTAGAGAAGGCTATTTTAATATTTACCTCTATATCGGAGCAGGATACGCCAGCACAATTATCTATGAAATCTGTATTGACTATTCCTCCATTTCCAGAA
This genomic window contains:
- the glmS gene encoding glutamine--fructose-6-phosphate transaminase (isomerizing), producing MCGIVGVISSKDNVVPLVLNGLSCLQYRGYDSAGCIFLDGGKFTCTKVIGPVQGLIKDILNKNPFSKVGMGHTRWATHGQINLENAHPHYDSDVAIIHNGIVENATELRKILQEESLEFKTDTDTEVILKLIVRHSQDHRKIDVLQRVMGQIHGSFAIVVIFQNNPNEIFAMKRGISLIAASNGNISVVASDLSAVSFLSEERYCMEDNDIAVISPSDILFFNSGKKVIRKAFKSSFHNFMVAKRSSNKKQDFMLSEILEQPALIGRIARAAELQESDLKSVLKSAKNINIVACGSSFFAGCIARAWIEKYLDVRVNVEVASEFTWRDFMKDELFIFISQSGETADTLLVLKTVRNYSIGSYIISVVNVPESSIARLSDFHIYTNAGPELSVAATKSFTSQLATLLHLVAFTGKNKEWILDGLTKIEHDLQEVIDSLEFNIDTVVEQIYRSDRIFYVGKGLGYFVAVEGALKLKEISYIMAEGIQSGELKHGSIALIEKGFPVILLAPSSLSFAKVLSSIQEIYTRNGKLFIFTDKDGVKRLEHLDVEVVVLPDTSELTMPFVYTVAMQILAYRVAVKNGRNVDYPRNLAKSITVE
- a CDS encoding PleD family two-component system response regulator; translated protein: MTALILVVDDIPSNVKILEIKLTAKYYQVITASSGIEAIELAKRNQPDVILLDVMMPQMDGFETCRRLKSDYSTMHIPVIIVTALNDMENKVEGLSAGADEFLVKPVRDFALFTRIKSLLRFKTILDEVRLRINTKAQLTSGTENEIVSYVGDVSSGVIAVVDQQRSLFEPIEKMLKPVFAEVIHLSEGEIEQHNFDVLIVNITLSKDLLRVCSTVKSRPKSRSIPIILIINDEDDEGVISEITELGISDYVDMPINRSEFIARVATQVKRKKYQDIIERSVEDNLKMAFIDPLTSLYNRYYFEKYVDELLVTVRKSKSKTFSMMMIDIDYFKKINDAYGHLSGDLILKQLALCLKSCLRLNDLIVKFGGEEVVVVLVDATLQEAYDAAERVRLVIEQQKFDTINEDVKVNLTVSIGVAEYQDRDTLKTLLGRADTNLYVAKERGRNTVVMSDCRS
- a CDS encoding twin-arginine translocase TatA/TatE family subunit — protein: MFGIGFFELLVILGVAALLVDKESFHEILKLAKSLHVRLEALKYQIVEYFHAPNESKHITGDDDKIYEVYEVESSEVPMSKKSEVDKKKEDSKVE